Part of the Rhinoraja longicauda isolate Sanriku21f chromosome 22, sRhiLon1.1, whole genome shotgun sequence genome, caaagaaaaagaaaaaggctGCAGAAATTCTCCAAGCCTTAAACAGCTCTCCGGTGGATGTGGCTGCTTTGAGGAGAATGGCAATCAGTGAAGGTGGTCTTCTGACAGACGAAATCCGCTGCAAAGTGTGGCCAAAGCTCCTTAATGTGAACACGTGTGATCTTCGTCCTAAACCAGGTAACTCTTGTTCAGAGTATTTGTTCCAGTACTGAAATGCACGGTTGAGCTGCTAATATAACATCAAAGATCAGAAAGATTAATGATGACGTAAGTTTGAAGTTGAGGCACTGTATAAAAATACAGGCCTGTGAATTTTCcgtgtttttaaaaaacattttccgctttttgcatgatttccacatttttcactttgccaaaatcgcgttttcCAGCGGAGAAATCggattggaaaaaaaaagaaaataaggaTTCAACCCACCGACGACAGCGCGTTgaaaaataaacgatgtataaacttgtaatgaacactagggttccgctagatgTCGCTGGGGTTTCCgcaagaaatcccccgcgccctggaagtctccccgaaaatgtggcacctaggctgggcaaggcagccaatctcgacctcattgggacttccacggccgatcggtgggttgaatttgcaaatgTATTCCCATAACTGACTTCCTTggctggctggataaaccagcaaagctctggaaccaagagtgccagaaaatcagtggtggaactgtaatgagtaaatattaaatttaagtgcaagattatatagctaaattaattaagacggtgtTAAAATAcctaagggttggatgtacaactgtggttattgtctcctggatctactccctttaatttttatagttatatcttttttttaatcctcttattctctcttctcaatagtttatagttttttttgttgtttttttttcctttcttctttattttttattttctctctttaaaaatttaaaaattgaagttatgtaagaactctgtaacaaatgtgtcttttatttctatttgtacatatgcttttcaaaaataatttattttttttaattaaaaaaaaaacatggcagaaaagccaattaccaccttttgggGCTgaatatcaattaatgtgcaaatttactttaaTGTtagtagtatacagtgacatatttgcattattttgtaatgtccgattttactttgaaatgcactaagaggcttgaaactggtaattttgtgtataGATTTTCAAATACGTTCCAATTTTTTGATCCCCGCTGTACGCCTcgtgcaagcgctcggctcttttcctcttttttttttaacctcactcacatgcctgaaaaTAGTGCTTCACAAAGTCACTATTCACATCAATTTTGAGAGTTTCAAAGAAAGAGCAGGAATGCCCTTGTGGCCTCTTGAACTtattccaacatttaataaaatcataGCTGATCCAATATATCAACTCCATTTCCTTCCTGATCCTATTTAACCCGAGGTTCAGTTGGTGATCAAAACTCGTATTATTTTCACCTGGAATATATTTTGCCACTGAGCGCGCTTTATTTGGGGTAGAGACGGCTTAAGATTCTTAACCCACTGATTGAAAAACAAATCTTCTTACCTTTTTCCATGTGTGGCCTTGGGTAAATGTTTGCTGTAAAGTTTACTCGCTCTTCCACAATCACCATCCCCACCGTGAATTCCATTTTAATATAATTTGCCTTCATAATTGCTAATCTCCTTGCAAACATTGAGCTTTTTATAAACCCAAATCATTTTGTAATGATTACCTGCAATTAATAGACTCTTATGAATTAATATGTGTTTCTTCCAAAGTGTGTAACCGCCATATATCTATTGTACCACATCTACTTTCTCGCTCTGCCTTTCTCTAATTGCATTGCAATCCTTATTCTCTCACCTTACTCTCATACCTAACTACATTCTGCAGCAAACTTCCATATATTGCACTTGGCCCCTTTATCTAACTCGATGTCGTAGCACTAATTGTGGCATCTCGCTGGTAAAGTTTTTCACCAACAAATAATACTATGAATATTTCTTATCCATTTGAAAAGGCGGTGGAGTCTTGGATTTATATCTTGTTCAGAGTGAAGGCTCTCCCAACAATGCAATGCTCTCAATATTGAGGGGTGTCTTTTTCTTTGAGCCGATAatcctctggtttagtttagcaatacagcatggaaacaggcccttcagcccaccaagtccgtgcgaaccagcgacccccgtgcactagccctatcctacacactaggaacaattttcaatttttatcaaagccaattaattccATACCTACTTtccattaacctataaacctttgcaatgtgagaggaaaccaaagctctCTGAGAAAACTCagggtggtcacggggagaacgtataaactgaacagacagcacctgtagtcaggattgaaccgagatctctggcgctgtaaagcagcaattctaccgctgcaccaccatgccaccctgataTGAGAAGCTGAACCAACCCTTGCACATCATTGGATGTTAATTTCATAGCTCTTTAAATCAAATTGCTTGATCAGGAATGAATAACAGCATGTAAATTGTCTGAATTATGGAATATGATTGTTTTGAGTTCAATATGTTGTTTGTACTCGGTAGATTGTAGCTTGTAGTGTAGAAATTTTACATGGCTGCTGTTAATTATACAACATGAATTTAATAGTAAATACTTGGCCTTTGCAACAGGACCAGAACTCCGAGAGAACAACAAAGACTATCAACAGGTGCGACTGGATGTGCAGCGATCATTACGGCGCTTTCCACCCGGTAAGATATGTTGTTGAGAAATCCAGTTATCTTGTTGGAAATGGAGACCACTCACACCTTGGGTTGTATACTCAGGAATAGGTTGATGCACATAGTTTCACTAATACAATAAAGCACCAATATTAATTTGCATGGAGATCAGGAATAAACAATCGAATATTGTAAAGATTCTCCACTTGCAGGAGGCAGCCGCAATGCATCATTGACTTAACGGAGAAGAAGTTGGGGAACAGTGTCACAGTATGTTTAGAACGAAGAGTATTGAATACGGCTAACAAACATGCAGCATAGcaggggcccatgtgagtgcccatagctacacctttgATTTGGCGAGGGATCAAAagaaaagttgttgagggtgaggacaagttaTGTCCGGTGGAGGgaagtagaacatagaactgtattgcacaggaacaggccctttggcccagtttgTTTACCTGTtggagagtgtgtgaggtgtcCTAGGTATAGGTGAGACAGGACTGGACAAGGGAGGGACAAGATAGAGTTGGAGTAtgagcagatgagatcagtgggGCAAGAGTAGGCAGAAACACTGGGCCTTccagggcagtcctgtttgtggatctAGTGTAGGTGCTAGATATGGGAACTATCAGGTTGGAGGCAGTGGAGGGGAGACTGCCAGAAATTAGGTGACCTAGTGGTTGGGGAGATTAGGCGCTATATAATTGTAATGGTGGTTTTGGTTGTGGTAAGGAGCTAACTACTGCAGTGTATCTTTAGAATAGAGAGAATAGTCCTTTCCTTGCTTTTCATCACTACTTTTAAGGACTTAATTGTTTCCTTCTAGATGTTTAAGTgattaattgatttttttattgGTTGGGAGAGGTTGCATAATCACCAACCTATCTGGTATACTGTAATATGTGATGGTGTCTGCAAATACTTTCCGTTAGATCGGAGTTATGACTGTTACTGTTAGTTTGTGCTGAGGTTGGGAAACTTATCTCTTTTCTTATCGGGAGCGGGAAAGGAGGATAACCAAACTCTAGGTTTCTCTGTAAAACCTCCAATGACATTCAGACAATgtttgggagatagacacaaaatgctggagtaactcagcaagacaggcagcatctctggagagaagaaaagggtgacgtttcgggttgagaccctttttcagactgttaaCCAgtacctacagttccttcctacctctccagagatgctgcctgccccactgagttactccagcattttgtgtctatcttggacgtaaaccaccatctgcagttccttcctactcacaaTGTTTGTGGAAGCCTTGGGGAAGAGAGGATGTGTATCCTCCTGATTACATGATGCACAGCACACAACAAGAAATTAAGAGAGAAATAATTAGAAAAGAATTACACAACGACTTGCATAATACAaatccccatcccccacacagctgaaaccTAGATGCTGCTAACTAAGTGTTGGCAAGCAGAGGCCACCACATTCTTTAAGCTCTCTGTTCATGAACTATGGATATATCTATGATCACATCAAAAAGGCAAATGCCAAACAATTTGTGCTTTGTTTATCACAATCTGTTGCTCATCCCCTGATCTGCTGCAATGATTCTGGTCCTGAGGAGATGATTTATGCATAAAATAATCTTCAAAACTTACATAGTGTTACTTTTGTACACTTAATATTCCCATTAAAAACTTGTATaatagcacggtggtgcagccgaagagttgctaccttacagcaccagagacccaggttttatcctgtttacgggcactgtctgtacggagttagtacgctccctctgtgacagtgtgggttttatccgtgtgctccagtttcctcccacactccatagatatacaggtttgtaggttaattggcttcggtaaaattataaattgtttctagtgtgtaggatagtgctagtgtacgggatgatcgcttgtTGGCgcaagactcagtgggccaaagggcatgtttccgtgctttacCTCTAAAGTCGAAAGAAATTAAGTCATACAAAAGCTTGCTATTCGCAACCACTGCAGAGAACTGTTTGAGTTACTTCAGATCATTGGCGTAATGTCCGTGTGGTATCATTTTTAAGTTGGGCTGTGTGGCCTGAGAGGCACTTGTGTCATACTCATAAAGCTTTGTGTAATGACGTGCTTATAAAACATTGTAGTATACAGATTAGCAGGAGCATTGTAGTTAAGGATCTGCCAAAACAAATGCAACCCAATTCTGTGAGGCTCAATGCTAATGCATTTGCAGCGGGGAGTGATTTAGTAATGCATTCCCACCTAAAGTCATACATTTTAGTTTGAGAACAGTGTTTCAGAAGCATTATTCCATTTCATAGTTCACTACAAGTGTTAATTAGAAGAGGTCAGTTCATTTCCCTAGACTAAAAATTGTTTTGAATTCTTTAACCCTAAACATTTTGATTGTAGAATAGTTTATAATAGAGAGTAATTGAAATACAGGTTGAAACACTCTAATCTAGTACTCCTATGATGTGACCAGTACTGGACATTAGAAATCTCCAAACCCCTGAAATTGCCCCTCTATGTAAACAAGAGCTTCACCCTTAAGTTTGCCAGTTCACTCTGCACAAACCTGAAGTGATCTTCCATTGTGACTGGCAGCTGCAGGTTTCAGTTTCCAAAATAAATCCATTGAGTGGCCTTCTCTTGTGACCAAGTAGCCTGCAAAACATTGTCCTTGGTAAACTAGTTTAGTTCTCTGTATATGTTTCATGTTTATTTCTTCCACATAAATTACTTAAGAGCATATTTTTATTTCTTACCTCAAATTCTGCTAATGGAGAAAAAGAAAAGTGCTAATACGGTTGTCCTGGTGGTTGTCTTGCAAACTGATGGCAGCAAATTCAAAAACCATGGGTGTTGCTGGACCAGAGAATGCTGGATCGGGGTGTTTCAACCTGTGGTTAATGGAAGTGGGTATCTATCAACAACAAAAGCGTATATGGAAGGATTAACTTGCACACGAAAACCAGACTATGGGTGTCAATAGACCAGAGAGTTGCAACCTGTGGTTAATGGAAGTGGGTAATCATCAACGACGCAAACTTTTGGGGAAGGATTAGTTTTCAAAAAGTGAGGAGTTCTGAACATTGTTGAATTCATTTTGCCCTTTCTACTAGATTTAAGTGGTAGGTATCAGTTTTGGTTAATTTGCTCTCGACAGGGGGGACTTGGAAAAATAGTGAGGTTTTTGGCAAATATTTAATGATTATTGATCACCAATGATTTGTAGGAATGCCGGATGCAGAGCGAGAGGCACTGCAAGAAGAGCTGATTGACAGTATCTTGGAGGTACTAAAGAAACATCCCCAGCTTCATTATTACCAGGGTTACCATGATATAGTGGTCACCTTCCTTTTGGTTGTCGGTGAAAGAATGGCAACAGCTCTAGTGGAGAAACTTTCCACACATCATCTCAGGTACTTGGCTTTTAATAGTAGTGTTAACTTTTCTACGTGTTCCAATCGATTTAGAGACAATGTTCATCTGCCAGGAAACAGCTGCTTCTTCCAGACCAGCCTTCATTCCCTTCACTGATTCTTTAGCTTTCCTTTCTGTATTGTAGTTTTCTTTTGCTTTCCATTCCTTATTCTAGTTGTTTCTGTTCTAAATTGCATTATTAATCAGTGAGGAATTTGTAATTGGCTGCCAACCCTTCATTACTGTCTTTGTGTCTATAACAAGAAAGATGGCTTAATGGTTTTGTATCTCTAATCTTGCAATTGTCTTGAAAGGATTATAAATAATCCATTAAGCCTAATTTAAACATTCATCCTCTGCTGAGGCCTCTTGTTTATATTTGCAGACAATTATTAGCAAATCCCATTGTTTTAGTCTCTGACTCGCTCTTTTGTAGGTACTGTGGGCTGAGTGCGCGGCTGGCATTGAGTCCGGACCGTAAGGTGTGTGATTGGGGTCTGGCAGAGGAGAGTGGTCTGCATTCGCTCACCTGTGAGGATCATCCTTGATGACAGTTTTTCAGTTTATGACTTGTGTTCATCACTGAATTAAAAAGCACTGAACATATGGAGGCTTGGAACATTAAAAAAGGCTAATTTTCCGGACTCCTTGTGCATGCCCTTTCATTTGGTAGAAAATGAATGTCTACCAGTTAACTGAAGAAACCAGTTAGACACAGTTTGATGACTGCCCCAAGACATGGTCAAGAGGTTGGTTTGGAGAACATGCTGAAAAGGGACTAATGCTTAGTATAAACCACAATTTGTATTGCAAAATGTGGTTGGGGCTCAACACTTCAACTGTGGTTTCATCAAGTGCAGAGTGTATCCCTATGTTGGTTTGAAGGATAGAAATAATGATGTAACATATTTAACAGTGAATTATATACTCACCCCACTGCTCATAAGGAGCTTCTACTATGacatagaaacaagaaactggcttacaaaaaaagacacaatcaatgaggcaagcatcatctctggagaacatggaccagggacgttttgggtcgcggccCTATTTCAGGcagcttctccagggatgctgcctgaccactgagctaccacagcactttgtctttttttcctacCATGACTTGGCTTAAGTTATTTCTTGGCTGTTTTCTGAGTGTTTAATTTGGTGGGACCATTATTATAATGGCATGTTTTTCAATAAAAATCGCGTATTTGAAAGTTGGAAACCATTCAAACTGTTGTAGACTATAGTTTTGCATCAATTTTGGCCAGGTCCTTGATGTTCAATCAGCCAGTGGTTCTCACTGGCAGAATAATTGATTAGATCAATAAAGGGCattcaaattatttttcaaatCTACGTCACAAAATAAATTTTCATTGTTGAATTTAAAAATTCTGCCACATTCTAAATATCTTTACGTTAGTAATTAAGGGTGTATCATCTGAAGCTATCAAAAACTTATATTCTCACTGATAATTGTCACAGTTTAAAACATAAAATTGTGTGCTAATTGAGTCCTAAAATCTGACCCTGTATAATAGTCCAAAATAcactctgaatttttttttttttttaatgtatttatcaGAGATGAAAGGGAAACAAACATTTGCAGGCTTTGTAATTAGATCCTTGGACCCATGAAGGTTCTAGCAGATAATTAGTGTGGTTCAGCTGGATACTGTACATTAAACATGCAGGATATGCTATGGGGAACATGCTAACCGACTCTGGGTTACAGTGAACAGAAACATCAGCTCTCGTTGCAGGAATCTGATGTTCATGCCTTGCGACACATGGGCTCCACAATCCAAGACCTCTgaagactgaaaatgtttatgcTGGCATATCCATTAAATAAATTACACAGACAATGGTCTTTTATTACTTCTGTCAGTGATTAGTGGAAtggtggtgttgggggggaggaggaaataGAAATGGTTTAGAGAGGTACATCTTTTGAGTTTTATGGTATTGCTAGGTTTTTGTTTGGAATAGTTCTGTGACATGAAATTTATGGAATGTTATACACAAAAACCCCCAGAAAAATCAATGTTAAATGACTGGAATCTAAGTCGATGGATTTAGGTTATACATATGAATAATCTAAATCCATCAAGTTAGATTCCAATCTGTGAACACTGATTTTTCTCAGTTTTTCATTTGATCTGTCAAACAACTAGTGTAGTAGTTTTATGTTCAAGTGCATGATTTGTGCATTCTTTTAAAAATAAGTATTTTTAACAAACAAACTTGTTATATTATAAGTTGAGCACTATTTTTGTTTATAGGGATTTTATGGACCCAACCATGGACAAcacaaaacatattttaaattacCTTATGCCAATAATAGAGAAGGTTAACCCAGAAGTCCATGATTTCATGCAAAGGTGAGTGTGTGAATATGGGTTGATTAATTACACCGTGGTTTACAACCTATGGGGAAACCCATACAAATGTTATCAGACACGGACTCACCATGCTTTAATTCCCCTATGTAGATTCTGTCTAGACAACAGTTGCAAAAATATGAAATCTAATTTGGTGATTTGGCAGACTCTGTTCAAAGATACTTTTCATTGGCTGTAAAGTTGACTAAATCTTTTCAATAATCCAACATTCGTGTCAATTGTGCCAACATGCTAAGCATGTTCTTGAAAAATTTTAAAAGGTCTTGGCAACGGGAcaatttccctttgctctatctattgcacttgagtttgaactgaatgtatcttatctgtttggatagcatgcaaaataaacctCCCTgtacacctcggtacatgtgatgataataaacccaaacctaaattGGGAGTTCTCTAATTAGAATACTCACCTTTAAACCCAAAACATGGCAACTAGCTATTGGCTCTTCCGATACCAATCAATGTAAATTTGCCAGAGAAATCAACAGATCATAGCAATGAACTTATCATCGATAGAGAACAATTTCATGAAATAGATGATGTTCACTACTGTGTTTTCTGGGAACATGAAATCTTAGATTTTTAATGTTTCTTTGAATCATTTAACTGCCAGCAATCACTAGTAACAAAAACCTGAATGTAATATAACCTGAGACTTCAATCAGTTTTTGATATTTAAGTAAGACAATATGTGAAGCACATATAATTAAGAGAATTGCTTTCTTGTAATTTTGTATTTCGAAATTAATGAGTTTTACTCATGCAGCAATGTCCAATTTTGCCTACTACCGGATCACTTAAACATCTATGAAATGGAAGAAACTTCACATTCTCACAAAGACATTAAGTCCTAAATTAATGATAAGCACCTCTAAATTATGTTTACTTGCACTAAAGATTTTTCTATTCCCTACTCTTTTATTTTGTAGAGCTGAAGTTGGTACTATTTTCGCCTTGAGCTGGCTAATAACTTGGTTTGGTCACGTGCTTTCAGATTTCCGGCACGTAGTTCGGTTATACGACTTCTTCCTGGCGTGTCATCCGCTAATGCCAATCTATTTTGCTGCAGTGGTAGGTGCATTTTTCTTCCTCCTTCCTTGTTTGtttaggtagaagagagaaataaTTTGCTCAATCTCAGCTGAATTGGGAGTATTTCAGTTGAACATTTAAATTTGTGAATACCAAAAGTATTGAATGCTTAACATAGAATGGTAAAACTGTTGGCATTTTTCCCGATGATTTATCACCTGCTTTTATTGTCAGGTTGCCATATAAAGGGTCGGCTAGATGTAAAATCCTGCGCGATCTATGAATGCAGCCCAGTCTTTTACACAAGCcagtctcctcccccaccccgccaccatcaactccattttCACTTtgtgctgcctcgggaaagcagtcaacataatcaaagaccattcacattctctcttccctcctttccTGTTGGGTAGACACATACAAAAATCTGAAAGCACGTGCTACCACATTCAAGCAAAGCTTCTTGCCTGCTTTTATCATGCCCTTGGATGGACCACCTATGCTAGGGATGAGTTCCCAATCTTCCAGTCTACCGCACTGTGGCCCTTGTATTTTGTTTTTAACTGCAGCTGTAGCTATATTATGTTCTTTTTTGCTCTATCTTATATACACCCCTGTATGGTATGATTTTCCTAGCTAGCACacaaaacagtttttcactgtatctcagtacttgtgacaataataaaccaataataaaATGCTGACATCCATATGGGTTTTTCTTATTCCTCTAGATTGTATTGTACCGGGGGCATGAAGTCCTGGAGAGTGAATGTGACATGGCTGCTGTTCACCATCTGCTGTCCCAGATCCCACAGGACCTTCCATATGAGACTCTGATCAGCCGTGCTGGTGATCTCTTTGTCCAGTTTCCTCCGTCCGAACTTTCTAGAGAGGTTGCCCAGAAGGAAAggtaagtcaagtcgagtttctatgcacaagcacagtgaggtacaggtagaaTACGTAGCAGCATCATAGGCACACAGACTTGgacaacacattaaaaaaaaaaaattgtacataaattacgTATAGGTTCTACAAGACACTGAAAATAAAAAATACTTTGCAAAATAACATGTTGGTGCAAAGCACAATTAGAAACACACCCCTGGTAATAtaagagtggttcatcttgttctattgccaaggtaggattatggttgtgcaggttggttgaaGAACttcatggttgtaggaaagtggcTGTTCCATAGACAGTCGACAAAAGAAGCAACCTGACGGGGTAATTTAAAGGATGAACTTCAAAGAGAAGCTATGTACTTTGATTTGCTGCTGGTGAAAGGTGTTTGTATAAGATTCAGCATCTTTAATCATTGTCACTTCTACAAACTGCACCAAGGACATGATATCGTGCTGTCCTTGTTACAAGGAGTGCTTGGGTGTGTCTGACTTCAGTTTTGGATTATGTGATATTTCTGACAGCAGTGTAAGGTTTTGCAATTGTTCTTTTTGCTTGATGTCCAGCTGAATGAAGTGGTGATGGATGAGAGACATCGTGCAGTTGATTCCATGGTTCGTCCCCTTTACCAAGGAAGTCTTATTGCCTAGTCAAACCCACTTATGGAAGGCATTGTTACAAATTGGAAGCGATTATCTTCacgagaatggggggggggagcatttTGAGTGAAGATGTAGTTTGTGTGCCCTTTGACATTGACATGAAACTCTTGATATATCATGAGAAAAGTGAAAAGGGTGGCTAAAGGCCAAGGAAGCGTCGGGGAAACGAAATTATCTCAGGATATTGTATCTCGTCACCCACATTCAATTGTCTTGATCCTTGCAGTGAATGGACTTTATCAGTCCGCATCAAAATTAAGGTGGTCATTATTTCTCTCTAAATAATTTTTCATGCCCATCATAATTAGATTTTTGAGTGTGCCTCGATATCAGATTCTCTGTTAATGGTCTTTCTATGGTTTTGTGAATATGTATGAAATATTTGCTGCCTTTTTGGATTTTGTTTCCCCCTCTGCTCTTGAATGAGGCTATTTTGTATGTGTTCCATGAGCAGTATATTCGGAAATCTCAACTtaatttccttttctcttcggttGCCAAAAGATGGACAGACAAACTTGGAACCTTCATGATCTGTATATCAGTGTCGCCACCATGTGTAGAGATGGGGGAAATCTCGATGGATTTTAATGATCAAGATTCACATACTCAAAAAGCATTAGATGTATATTATTTGTAATTTTGTAAATCACAagaataagaaacaaaattccaaGTCAATCTAAAAACACCCCTGTAAAATTCTATAGTAAGAATAGAAATCCATTTGCAAATGGGAGTTGTAATAGCTACCTGAGGTTAATCAATTGTAGGTTAGCCAACTTCTGGTCAAATGAAAGTAGTTTAAAATGAGACAGACCATTTGAAGAATTACAGAAGGTTTCATTATCACTGTGGTAATCCCCTGTAGACTATGAAATGATTCTTAACTAACATATAAAGATTAGAGGATTTCAAGGGACAATTTCTGTGTCATTCCTCGTGTTGAGCATAgttagttaaaactggcatgtaatgtAGAGGATCTATCCAACTGTGGATAAAGAGGAGCCAGTATATAGACTATACTTAGCCTTCCAGAGGTATTTAATAATGCTGTTTCAAAACTTGTTACAGCAAATGGTTCATGGTATATATCGGGTAACATTGGCATGGATGGAGATTGTGAATTTGGGAAATGCGGTCAGAGTTGCGAGATGAATTTGCGTTGTCTTTTGTAGATGGTATGCACTGCAGCCATTGTGAATTGGTGGTGAAAAGAATGAATTTGtaaaatggttgatggagttgttCTGGATGATGTTGAGTTTTTTGAGAGTTGTCTGCATTGCACATATCTTGGCAAGTGAAGAGTTCTGCACCTTGTAATAGTAGAAAAGGTGTGGGGTGTCGAGGTTAGACATTTGCCATAGGATACCCAACATCTGATCTGCTCTGAGAGCTGTCGTGTTTACGTGGCTGAGCCATTTGAGTTTCTTATCAGTGGTAATCCCAAGGATGTCGTTAGTGGGGAGAGGTCTATTCGTGTTTTTAGTTAATATGTGTGTAAGGAATGTCAGTAAAGTAGTCACTTGTTTGCAAATCTTCTCTATTGAGACACAATGAATATTTATCCTGTGTCTATTATAGTCATATGACAAAAGAGCCATTTGGCTCAACAAATCCATAgcaatagagttgtacagcacagaaacaaaattTCATGAGAAAGAAATCAAGATTTTATTTGTAACAAAAGGAGCTACAATTGGAGCTTTGGTGCTAACACTGCTCGTGATGGGTGACCACCATTTTAGCTGTCCCATTGAGTAACATTCTTGGGAATCAACCTTAACTGGAAGCTTGGCTAGAACAGCCACAAAAGTACTATGAGCAGGTCAGGCATATGATAAACTGCCTTCAACTTGGCTGGATGAGGGTAGCTCAACACCTCTTAGAACAAAGCAACCTGCTTGAATGGCAACTCTTCAATTACCCTAAGCATTCATTCCCACCACCACTGGCACACAATGGCTACCCACCGTATATCCCAACTACCAAAAGCATTGCAGCTTGGCTTGCAGTTACTCTGAGAACATCTCTGCCACCAAGCAGGACCTGGTCCCCTCCAAGTTGCATGTCATCCTGGCTGTTTTCAATGGTGTCACTGGCCCTGGTATCCCTTCACATATGCTGTGAGTGTACCTACATCAGAAAGGGTGAAGTGATTAAAA contains:
- the tbc1d20 gene encoding TBC1 domain family member 20 isoform X1 codes for the protein MYLKKSRSTSINGIGKQDNESKKKKKAAEILQALNSSPVDVAALRRMAISEGGLLTDEIRCKVWPKLLNVNTCDLRPKPGPELRENNKDYQQVRLDVQRSLRRFPPGMPDAEREALQEELIDSILEVLKKHPQLHYYQGYHDIVVTFLLVVGERMATALVEKLSTHHLRDFMDPTMDNTKHILNYLMPIIEKVNPEVHDFMQRAEVGTIFALSWLITWFGHVLSDFRHVVRLYDFFLACHPLMPIYFAAVIVLYRGHEVLESECDMAAVHHLLSQIPQDLPYETLISRAGDLFVQFPPSELSREVAQKESTAISTFKDFELVSAQQHPDTVLRRRFKDQVQQAPTTSTVVAITRTRRLIKLAVMGLTVALGAAAYAVVNSALEWAPKFELQLFP
- the tbc1d20 gene encoding TBC1 domain family member 20 isoform X2, with the translated sequence MSLGFPQEIPRALEVSPKMWHLGWARQPISTSLGLPRPIGPELRENNKDYQQVRLDVQRSLRRFPPGMPDAEREALQEELIDSILEVLKKHPQLHYYQGYHDIVVTFLLVVGERMATALVEKLSTHHLRDFMDPTMDNTKHILNYLMPIIEKVNPEVHDFMQRAEVGTIFALSWLITWFGHVLSDFRHVVRLYDFFLACHPLMPIYFAAVIVLYRGHEVLESECDMAAVHHLLSQIPQDLPYETLISRAGDLFVQFPPSELSREVAQKESTAISTFKDFELVSAQQHPDTVLRRRFKDQVQQAPTTSTVVAITRTRRLIKLAVMGLTVALGAAAYAVVNSALEWAPKFELQLFP